A region of Culicoides brevitarsis isolate CSIRO-B50_1 chromosome 1, AGI_CSIRO_Cbre_v1, whole genome shotgun sequence DNA encodes the following proteins:
- the LOC134827886 gene encoding early growth response protein 1, whose product MIMEGLDTLVPPSHHTFLALQDHFNAFCFDTVGSFMKTAATPTSFHLTSNNNNNNNSSIPNNNNNNIIGATQTSSNGGQITQSHHNSLHQLHQAQQELRHPSAATSSNNSNNNNNSSNTNNSNSSSQSNNNAETNSNVSNSTSSSSSHSVNNKSITTTASIITASATIITSASHPTLSLPQHHSTKVSEANNNNNNSGDLNTPVTTSSDIPSFFGPSTVVEPPPITSSIESEDISLEHPTVSSPCGSLCSPPSKQERTTPPSVIVEEEASNTSGTTMGMGSGGQSSGVMLSQMSPPSASAGLSSWNLPSPDKTLFHNPMFNLGPGPLSSAQAHYAPQTSLPSNIASPNAHHHYGVASDDRPHHVELLGLTMECSPSIVLRQPPQYGSCVPVSSMSQMEMQHQQQQQQEMQQYSRNQNLMSSKYQWPDPEMEYSSQSLVTTNPGPASNSSASNIIPKQEPYTTPHPMSSDSNSHSMQSQSSSYQQQQQQQSSSMQLAEYNQATSKGHEILSQVYQQSPMPLKLVPVKPRKYPNRPSKTPVHERPYACPVENCDRRFSRSDELTRHIRIHTGQKPFQCRICMRSFSRSDHLTTHIRTHTGEKPFSCDICGRKFARSDEKKRHAKVHLKQRIKKEKLSNNGTSQQSTTMHMNQQAQHQQTQHHHLQQQTHHHIVSHYGAHDEMMPIVTSSSNSL is encoded by the exons ATGATCATGGAAGGGTTGGATACCTTGGTGCCGCCATCGCATCACACATTCCTTGCATTACAAGATCATTTCAACGCATTTTGCTTCGACACTGTCGGGAGTTTTATGAAAACAGCTGCGACTCCAACGAGTTTCCATCTCACGagcaacaataataacaacaataacagcAGTAttccaaataataacaacaataatattattggAGCGACACAGACAAGCAGCAACGGCGGTCAAATAACTCAAAGTCATCACAACTCGTTGCATCAATTGCATCAAGCGCAACAAGAGCTCCGTCATCCATCGGCTGCAACCTCTTCAAACaattcaaacaacaacaacaattcaaGTAATACAAATAACTCGAATTCGAGTAGTCAGAGCAATAATAACGCGGAGACAAACAGCAACGTCTCAAATAGCACGTCGTCCTCGTCGTCGCATTCTGTGAACAACAAAAGTATCACGACGACAGCGTCGATCATCACGGCATCCGCAACGATTATCACATCAGCGAGTCATCCGACGCTCAGTTTACCGCAGCATCACAGCACGAAGGTTAGCGAggcaaataacaacaacaacaatagcgGAGACTTGAACACTCCCGTTACAACTTCCAGTGATATTCCCTCATTTTTTGGCCCATCGACAGTCGTTGAACCTCCGCCGATCACAA gttcaaTCGAATCTGAAGACATTTCATTGGAGCATCCGACAGTTTCAAGCCCTTGCGGGAGTTTGTGCAGTCCCCCATCGAAGCAAGAACGAACGACGCCGCCATCCGTTATCGTCGAAGAAGAAGCCAGTAATACAAGCG GAACAACAATGGGCATGGGAAGCGGAGGACAATCGAGCGGCGTTATGCTGAGTCAAATGTCTCCCCCGAGTGCATCTGCGGGTTTGAGTAGTTGGAATTTACCATCGCCCGACAAAACTCTCTTCCATAACCCCATGTTCAATCTTGGTCCGGGACCTTTAAGTAGCGCCCAAGCACATTATGCTCCTCAAACGAGTTTACCATCGAATATCGCATCTCCCAATGCGCATCATCATTACGGCGTAGCGAGCGACGATCGACCTCATCACGTTGAATTATTGGGTCTAACGATGGAATGTTCGCCAAGCATCGTTTTACGTCAACCTCCGCAATACGGAAGTTGTGTACCCGTATCGTCAATGTCTCAAATGGAAATGCAacatcagcagcagcaacagcaagaAATGCAACAGTATTCGCGAAATCAGAATCTCATGTCGTCAAAATATCAATGGCCTGATCCCGAAATGGAATACAGCTCACAATCGCTTGTCACGACAAATCCGGGTCCTGCTTCAAATTCCTCCGCATCGAACATTATACCAAAACAAGAACCATACACGACGCCCCATCCAATGTCGAGTGACAGTAATTCGCACAGTATGCAATCGCAAAGTAGCTCGTatcaacaacagcagcagcaacaatcaTCGTCGATGCAATTGGCGGAATACAATCAAGCGACGAGTAaaggtcatgaaattttgtcgCAAGTGTATCAACAAAGCCCGATGCCTTTGAAATTGGTTCCCGTTAAACCGCGCAAGTATCCAAATCGTCCCAGCAAGACGCCCGTGCACGAAAGACCTTATGCATGTCCCGTCGAGAACTGTGATCGTCGATTTTCTCGCAGCGATGAACTAACAAGGCACATTCGCATTCACACGGGTCAAAAACCATTCCAATGTCGTATTTGTATGCGATCTTTTTCGCGTTCCGATCACTTGACGACGCACATTCGAACGCATACGGGCGAAAAACCCTTCTCATGTGACATTTGCGGAAGGAAATTCGCGAGATCTGATGAAAAGAAGCGTCATGCAAAAGTCCATTTGAAACAACGGATCAAGAAGGAAAAGTTGTCGAACAACGGGACAAGTCAACAATCGACGACAATGCATATGAACCAACAAGCGCAGCATCAGCAAACGCAACATCATCATTTGCAGCAACAGACACATCATCATATTGTGTCGCACTATGGCGCGCACGACGAAATGATGCCCATCGTGACGTCGAGCAGCAATAGTTTGTAG